One Panicum virgatum strain AP13 chromosome 9K, P.virgatum_v5, whole genome shotgun sequence genomic region harbors:
- the LOC120651843 gene encoding putative B3 domain-containing protein Os10g0537100 → MEFTPAHGGGVEDSERARGSGGAAWVEKEHMFEKVVTPSDVGKLNRLVIPKQHAERYFPALDASAAAAAAAAGAGKGLVLSFEDRAGKAWRFRYSYWNSSQSYVMTKGWSRFVKEKRLGAGDTVLFSRGAGQGPARGRLFIDFRRRRQDLAFLPPPLASAQRFMPLSSVPICPWQDYGAYGYGASAPAAPSSRHVLFLRPQVPAAVVLTSVPVSVAASTVEATSRSKRVRLFGVNLDCPQDGEGGGDRVTRTASTLLQQLPSPSSSTSSSTAGKDACSLDLGL, encoded by the coding sequence ATGGAGTTCACgcccgcgcacggcggcggggtcgagGATTCCGAGAGGgctcgcggcagcggcggcgcggcgtgggtgGAGAAGGAGCACATGTTCGAGAAGGTGGTGACCCCCAGCGACGTGGGGAAGCTCAACCGCCTGGTCATCCCCAAGCAGCACGCGGAGCGCTACTTCCCCGCGCTggacgcgtcggcggcggcggccgcggccgcggcgggcgccggcAAGGGGCTGGTGCTCAGCTTCGAGGACCGGGCGGGGAAGGCGTGGCGGTTCCGGTACTCGTACTGGAACAGCAGCCAGAGCTACGTGATGACCAAGGGGTGGAGCCGCTTCGTCAAGGAGAAGCGCCTCGGCGCCGGGGACACCGTCCTCTTCTcgcgcggcgccggccaggGCCCCGCGCGCGGCCGCCTCTTCATcgacttccgccgccgccgccaggaccTCGcgttcctgccgccgccgctggcgtcgGCGCAGCGCTTCATGCCGCTCTCGTCCGTGCCCATCTGCCCGTGGCAGGACTACGGCGCGTATGGGTACGGCGCCTCCGCTCCGGCGGCGCCCAGCAGCCGGCACGTGCTCTTCCTGCGCCCGCAGGTGCCGGCCGCCGTGGTGCTCACGTCGGTGCCTGTGAGCGTCGCGGCATCCACGGTGGAGGCGACAAGCAGGTCGAAGCGCGTCCGCCTGTTCGGGGTGAACCTCGACTGCCCGCAGGACGGCGAAGGCGGCGGTGACAGAGTCACCAGGACGGCGTCGacgctgctgcagcagctgcccTCGCCATCGTCGTCAACATCCTCCTCGACGGCAGGGAAGGATGCGTGCTCTTTGGATCTTGGACTGTGA